Proteins encoded within one genomic window of Equus przewalskii isolate Varuska chromosome 3, EquPr2, whole genome shotgun sequence:
- the SLC38A8 gene encoding solute carrier family 38 member 8, with the protein MAGNGGSRAPPPHPQPHPCPGRAGLRSSLHVHVAIPAPQEQAPHMTSLRKPPTRAALQPVMLTRQDGTASAERRVNRTLVRPSYSTARRQPKRIENSCPNKISSVKFTDALLTIVERRIDSPNMRQRRSGCAGCGKSTPWNGTQPRRRGRTDLPLLWMELENMLSEKPGFLLCETSRTGKSRDKAGGDTVRRQTDGDHVEKKPLGPIRCPTGPQNAAEPPGVSTPVPDGRGLSVALKSGFGAMEGQSPGSRDPSEKPIPAAARPGLSSLGAVFILLKSALGAGLLNFPWAFHKAGGVAPAFLIELVSLVFLISGLVILGYAASTSGQTTYQGVVGGLCGPAMGKLCEACFMVNLLMISVAFLRVIGDQLEKLCDFLLPGAPPAPQPWYVDQRFTLTLLSVLVILPLSAPREIGFQKYTSILGTLAACYLALVIVVQYYLWPQGLAREPRPAQSPSSWTSVFSVFPTICFGFQCHEAAVSIYCSMRNQRLSHWALVSVLSLLACCLVYSLTGIYGFLTFGTEVSADILMSYPGNDVVIIVARVLFAVSIVTVYPIVLFLGRSVMQDFWRRGCCRACGPRALADPSGPWVRMPLTVLWVTVTLAMALFLPDLSEIIGIIGGISSFFIFIFPGLCLICAVGVEPMGPRVKCCLELWGVVSVLVGTFIFGQSTVGAVLELV; encoded by the exons ATGGCTGGAAATGGGGGCAGCAGGgcacccccgccccaccctcagccccacccgTGTCCAGGACGTGCGGGTCTGAGGTCCTCCCTGCATGTGCACGTAGCTatccctgctccccaggagcaGGCTCCACACATGACAAGCCTGAGGAAGCCTCCCACGAGGGCGGCCCTGCAGCCTGTGATGCTGACCCGGCAAGATGGCACGGCGTCTGCTGAGCGCAGGGTCAACAGGACTCTGgtacgacccagctattccaccgCTAGGCGTcaacccaagagaattgaaaacagctGTCCAAACAAAATCTCGTCTGTGAAATTCACAGACGCACTACTCACGATAGTCGAGAGGAGAATCGATAGCCCAAACATGCGTCAGCGGAGGAGTGGATGCGCAGGATGTGGCAAATCCACACCGTGGAACGGTACTCAGCCACGAAGGAGAGGAAGGACTGATCTCCCTCTGTTGTGGATGGAGCTCGAAAACATGCTGAGTGAGAAGCCAGGATTCCTTCTGtgtgaaacgtccagaacaggcaaatccagagacaaGGCAg GAGGTGACACGGTCAGGAGACAGACTGATGGAGACCACGTGGAGAAGAAGCCGTTGGGGCCCATCAGGTGTCCAACAG GCCCCCAAAATGCAGCTGAACCACCTGGAGTGAGCACCCCTGTCCCTGACGGCCGAGGGCTGTCTGTCGCCTTGAAGTCTGGATTCGGCG CCATGGAGGGACAGAGCCCGGGAAGCAGAGACCCCTCGGAAAAGCCCATCCCCGCGGCCGCCCGCCCCGGTCTGTCCTCCCTGGGTGCCGTCTTCATCCTCCTGAAATCCGCACTGGGGGCCGGCCTGCTCAACTTCCCCTGGGCCTTCCACAAGGCAGGGGGGGTGGCCCCCGCCTTCCTGATAGAGCTG GTTTCCTTGGTCTTCCTGATCAGCGGGCTGGTCATCCTGGGCTATGCAGCCTCCACCAGCGGCCAGACCACCTACCAGGGCGTGGTTGGAGGGCTGTGTGGCCCCGCCATGGGGAAGCTGTGTGAGGCCTGCTTCATGGTCAACCTGCTCATGATCTCCGTGGCCTTCCTCAGGGTGATCGGGGACCAGCTGGAGAAGT TGTGTGACTTCCTCCTGCCCGGCGCTCCGCCCGCCCCGCAGCCCTGGTACGTGGACCAGCGCTTCACCCTGACCCTGCTGTCTGTGCTGGTCATCCTGCCGCTGTCCGCGCCGCGGGAGATCGGGTTCCAGAAATACACAAG CATCCTAGGCACCCTGGCCGCCTGCTACCTGGCCCTGGTCATCGTGGTGCAGTACTACCTCTGGCCCCAGGGCCTCGCTCGTGAGCCCCGGCCTGCACAGAG CCCTTCCTCTTGGACCTCCGTATTTAGTGTCTTCCCCACCATCTGCTTCGGATTTCAG TGTCATGAAGCTGCTGTCTCCATCTACTGCAGCATGCGCAACCAGCGCCTCTCGCACTGGGCCCTGGTCTCCGTGCTGTCCTTGCTGGCCTGCTGCCTTGTCTACTCGCTGACAG GCATTTATGGCTTCCTGACCTTCGGGACGGAAGTTTCTGCCGACATCTTGATGTCCTACCCAGGCAACGACGTGGTCATCATCGTCGCCCGGGTCCTCTTTGCCGTCTCCATCGTTACCGTCTACCCCATCGTGCTCTTCCTGGGGAG GTCGGTGATGCAGGATTtctggaggaggggctgctgcCGGGCGTGtgggcccagggccctggctgACCCCTCGGGGCCGTGGGTTCGGATGCCACTGACCGTCCTGTGGGTCACTGTGACACTCGCCATGGCCCTGTTCCTGCCCGACCTCAGCGAGATCATCGGCATCATCGGCGGCATCAGTtccttcttcatcttcatcttcccAG GTCTGTGCCTCATCTGTGCCGTTGGCGTCGAGCCCATGGGACCCCGAGTCAA GTGCTGCTTGGAGCTCTGGGGAGTGGTCTCCGTGCTCGTGGGCACCTTCATCTTTGGGCAGAGCACGGTGGGGGCCGTCTTGGAGCTCGTCTGA